The following are from one region of the Salmo trutta chromosome 22, fSalTru1.1, whole genome shotgun sequence genome:
- the LOC115157913 gene encoding filaggrin-2-like has product MGHPTGQCLDNRGHPTGQSLGNRGHPTGQSLDNRGHPTGQSLGNRGHPTGQSLDNRGHPTGQSLDNRGHPTGQSLSNRGHPTGQSLGNRGHPTGQSLGNRGHPTGQSLGNRGHPTKWVIQQHGSSYNMGHPTTWVIQQHGSSYNMGHPTTWVILQHGSSYNMGHPTTWVILQHGSSYNMGHPTTWVILQHGSSNNMGHPTTWVIQQHGSSNNRGHPTTWVLQQHGSSNMGHPTTWVILQHGSSYKMGHPTTWVIQQHGSSYNMGHPTTWVIQQHGSSYNMGPPTTWVIQHGSSNNMGHPTTWVILQHGSSNNMGHPTTWVIQQYGSSYNMVIQQHGSSYNMGHPTTWVIQQHGSSNNMGHPTTWVIQQLGSSYNMGHPTTWVILQHGSSYKRGHPTTWVILQHGSSYNMGHPTTWVIQQHGSSYNMGHPTTWVILQHGSSNNMGHPTTWVILQHGSSYNMGHPTTWVILQHGSSYNMGKSL; this is encoded by the exons ATGGGTCATCCAACAGGCCAATGTCTGGACAACAGGGGTCATCCAACAG GCCAATCTCTGGGCAACAGGGGTCATCCAACAGGCCAATCTCTGGACAACAGGGGTCATCCAACAGGCCAATCTCTGGGCAACAGGGGTCATCCAACAGGCCAATCTCTGGACAACAGGGGTCATCCAACAGGCCAATCTCTGGACAACAGGGGTCATCCAACAGGCCAATCTCTGAGCAACAGGGGTCATCCAACAG GCCAATCTCTGGGCAACAGGGGTCATCCAACAGGCCAATCTCTAGGCAACAGGGGTCATCCAACAGGCCAATCTCTGGGCAACAGGGGTCATCCAACAAAATGGGTCATCCAACAACATGGGTCATCCTACAACATGGGTCATCCTACAACATGGGTCATCCAACAACATGGGTCATCCTACAACATGGGTCATCCTACAACATGGGTCATCCTACAACATGGGTCATCCTACAACATGGGTCATCCAACAACATGGGTCATCCTACAACATGGGTCATCCTACAACATGGGTCATCCTACAACATGGGTCATCCTACAACATGGGTCATCCAACAACATGGGTCATCCTACAACATGGGTCATCCAACAACATGGGTCATCCAACAACAGGGGTCATCCTACAACATGGGTCCTGCAACAACATGGGTCATCCAACATGGGTCATCCAACAACATGGGTCATCCTACAACATGGGTCATCCTACAAGATGGGTCATCCTACAACATGGGTCATCCAACAACATGGGTCATCCTACAACATGGGTCATCCTACAACATGGGTCATCCAACAACATGGGTCATCCTACAACATGGGTCCTCCAACAACATGGGTCATCCAACATGGGTCATCCAACAACATGGGTCATCCAACAACATGGGTCATCCTACAACATGGGTCATCCAACAACATGGGTCATCCAACAACATGGGTCATCCAACAATATGGGTCATCTTACAACATGGTCATCCAACAACATGGGTCATCCTACAACATGGGTCATCCTACAACATGGGTCATCCAACAACATGGGTCATCCAACAACATGGGTCATCCAACAACATGGGTCATCCAACAACTGGGGTCATCCTACAACATGGGTCATCCTACAACATGGGTCATCCTACAACATGGGTCATCCTACAAGAGGGGTCATCCAACAACATGGGTCATCCTACAACATGGGTCATCCTACAACATGGGTCATCCTACAACATGGGTCATCCAACAACATGGGTCATCCTACAACATGGGTCATCCAACAACATGGGTCATCCTACAACATGGGTCATCCAACAACATGGGTCATCCTACAACATGGGTCATCCTACAACATGGGTCATCCTACAACATGGGTCATCCTACAACATGGGTCATCCTACAACACGGGTCATCCTACAACATGG GAAAAAGCTTGTAA